The DNA sequence tatatatatatatatatatatatatatatatgtgtgtgtgggaaaaatgatattttatccATTCAACTTactcttcattttaaaattttatgtattttaattttttttaaggaaataactattaatgtatcaatatttttttatatattttataaaaatattttaaaataataaaaaaatgaataaaaaaattaaaaaaaatcaatttaacgTAACACTTACTTGGAGCGATGTTACttagctatatataaatatatatatatatatatatatatttatatatatagagacacACACGACACACACATTAGGCCATGGTTTTCTGCATGATTTGTCGTCCAGCACGTGGCCCAAGATATCTGACAATCAAAAAGTTGTGTTATTATTTGGTCATAATTATAaggcttctttctttctttctttctttctttctttcttttttttttttttttttttttttcatcttgaaaTTTTTGGTCCTCCTCCCTTACGTTTATGACGTGTCATAtcattaaggttgtgtttagatattgaagtcagttaaattgagttgagttaagatgataaaatattattagaatattattttttaatattattattattttgagatttgaaaaaattgaattgtttattatattttttgttggaatttgaaaaaattataatgatgagttgagatgagttgagaggagtttgaCAACCAAACGAAGCAAGTCTTTCTTATtcgaaaaatgatttgtattatTTTAGGTATATAAATCTCTCGCTGTTTCTTTAAAATAAGTGGAGTATATACAGAACGCACGTTAAAAAAAACTCagtttttcattattataaatcaTACTGTTTTCTTTCAAAGGGACAGTTCTTACAAAACCCGAAATATGTATAGCATTAATCACTCAAATGTTGAAACTTAGGTCCTGTTTCAATATAGAAATGGTTtcgtctcgtctcatctcatcattataatttttttaaatttttacacaaaatatattaaataatttaatttttttaaatttaaaaataataataatattaaaaaataatattctaacaatattttattcaactttcaacttttatttataaccatctcaacattcaaacgggATCTTAAACTCATGGATACATAGAACCATCAAAAGTATTTTTCCATgcaacaaatttataaaataatgttagatacaatgaTTATATGGTCTACAAGTTTTATACACTCATCTTGAAAAAAGTAGAATCTACTATTAAATTCATGAGtctcaaatttaattatcttatttttttaaaaagaaagcacaaaatttacacaacctaaaactacaaatattatttcttaagtttatattattatacaatgGTGCGCGGAAGGCCGCTAGTTTTTCAAGtcctaatattaaattttgcaaATTAATTCTTAGTAACAGccgaaataataataataataataataattattattattattattattattattattattatgatgcaGTTATCTCTGTTCTTTTCCCCGTTTCTTATTTTCAAGTCACTCTGCGTGTGACCTTAGCGATGAGACCCATGAGATTGTTCATAGTAGATGTCAGATAAGGACGTCTCGACGTGATACTTTTGTCGTGGCAGACAAGAACGACGACCTTTTAAACATCAAACTTTAATTTGTGTACAGTTTCCTTGCGAATTACTTACATTTATCATGCATAGTTAATGTAATTTAGTTGTAATTATAATCACATCATCATCACGAAACGCATTGCGCCATCCATGCACAGCCTATAATtggcaatattaattattgaagaagttataaaaaaacatgtgattATATCTTtcttagaattttaaaattgtataacCTTACTTACCCAAATCATTTTGATCGCGCAATATTCAACTTGTAATATTTTgctcttttgtttcttttatctaAACATTATGGATATACAgatcatataaattaaatcagaTCATTCTTTAAAGTGGGATTGGCCGGGAGGGTCGCtatctcgtttggttatacagttcagatgagatattttgttgaaagttgaataaaatattgttataatataaatttttaatattatttttattttgagatttgaaaaagttgaattatttattatattttatatgaaaatttaaaaaaattataatgattacatgagatgagatgagataatttgattttgtgtaaccaaaccaaccaTTAAGTATCATGTCTTGACCCTAACTAGTGATTTAAGTTTTCTGCTTCAATATCTAAGACATGAATGTGGTACACTCTGCGCCCAAAAggtccaaaaaataaaaacaaaacaaaaacatgcatgttttcGCTCTCCTAATTAGTAACAAATGTAGTACTCTACTACCTATCACTCTTACTCATGATGATCTTGACAACACAAAAGATGGAAGCGACATTGAATCATGCAAGCACAAAAGTTCAGAGGATCATGATCCAGCCGCCGATCAACCTGATTTTCAGGTTCCTTCAGAGTAAAGCTCGCATTCAAATATGTCTTTTTGAGCAGCGAGACCTGAGGATTGAGGGCCGGATCATTGGCTTTGATGAGTACGTACATGAATTTGGTTCTGGATGATGCTGAAGAAGTCAACGTTAAGAAGAAGAGCTAGCAGAACATCTTTAGGGCGGATTCTTCTCAAGGGAGACAACATAActctgatgatgatcatgatgaacaCGGGAAAATGATGGTGATTCCAGCAAACGTATAAATCGGGTTATGTTGCCTTTTCAATTACATGGAGGTCTAGCATCCTCTGGTTTACTGCTATATACATGTTAGATGGAAATACTGGACGTCGACATGTATGATTAATCAACTATTTATCTTTGCCTACATCTATGGACTAGCTAGATGCAACTGTTACTCTTTTACATGGTTTGTGCTGCCTTCTGCAAGGTTGGCTATCCTTGTATTTGCATTTTGAGAATCTAGAATATTGGTCcatagaccaaaaaaaaaaaaatttgaaaaaagacaTTCATGACTCATGCATTAAAGATGAGCCGAAAGGGCCAGTAGGGAGTCGATCGACAGGTATTTAATGCAATTTATAAGGAGGCTCATGGTTGTTATAATTATTAAGgagtttaacttatttaaaaaaaaaaaaaaaaaacccaccttTGATCGATCTTTGATAAATTATGAGGATGAACTTGCAGCTtgctacgtttggatgttgaagtaatATCAGAtaatctatgaatagtaataaaaaataataaatagtttataaataatagtgaggtaGTCTGAGATGATCTGAGATTACCTCACTAACTAAATATAGCCGATCTTCATGACGACGGAAGGAATTTTGGTGGATGACATTTTTCATTGTATTACCTGCATGTCATGATGATCTAGatctattaataatttaatatattaggAATATCTTCAACCtaaatgttgatatatataatttcttataaaaaaacaaaaaacaaaacaaacaaggcaTTATATAGTAATGTATTAACTCTAGATCAGTTGTATATAATCTGAGACTCCTCCACAAAAGATTAATTTCATACAAATAGACGCAATATGAACTAATGATCAGCAGTACCAGCTATAACTTTCAATATTAATGTGGAACAATGCTACCCGTGGTGAAAATACACAAGGCTAGGGCAACATATTGCCTGAAAATGCTAGCTCCGTACGTATTTTAATGAAGTCTTGAAAAACACACTAGTATTGGATTGGATCAGGATAACACTGATCAATATAGTGTAATGCTCTAAAAAATACTACGACCTGGAATAAAAGCACCATGCGCAGGAGATATCATCTAATGAAGATATTGAGTAATAAGTCCTTTTTTGTAAGCAACTGAACAAATGCTAATCGGCCTTAACTTGTCAAAACTTCTAGTTTCTGGAACTTTCGAAATCAAGACTAAGTAGGATGAAGTGAAATATCGAGGAAGTGGAGTTCCTCTAAAGAAACCACTTGCCGCCTCAACTAAATCCTTCTTGATAATCTCCCAACACGTCAAATAAAATGCCGAGCCAAATCCATCTAGTCATGGACTGCTAGTTTTAGGAATAGAGCTAAGAGCAACTTTCACTTTCATTTCTGAAGGCTCCCTgcataaaaaagaattatcatcttcatttataattttagaaattagaGGACTTAACTTTGGCCTTTCCCTATCCCCCGACGTCGTAAGAAAATGTCGAAAGCATCAGACTGTCCCTTCATGGACCTCTTCTAGAGAAGCCAGAAACGAACCATCTTATAGTGTCATTGAAGAGATTAACGACGACTTGTGTCGTTGCTTAATGACGGCATGGAAAAAACTAGTGTTATGATCCCCTTTCACAAGCCATTTTTTCTTTGCAAGTTGAGCAAGCCTCACCTCTTCTCGTCATTCCCAAGTCTCAAGTTCCATCTTCGAAGCTAAGAACTCCAATTCCAAATCAGAATTATAACCATTTTGCATATGGCTTTCTAGAGTTTCTAACCGATCTTCCAGGTTCTTAATGTTATGCTCAACACGTCCAAAGACATGAATATTCTAATGCCTCAAAGCCCCTTTCAGCTTCTTTAACTTAGTCACCAACTAACATAGCCCCATATGCTCCACTGGTACCGACCATACCTCACTCACGACAATGATTCGAAAGGGACTTTGAGAAAATTATCATGAGAGCACCACATATTTTGAAATCAAAAAGGAAGAGGACCATATTTCTCCAAGGATTTAGAAAGCTGCACCACCATCGGACAATGATTCGATGTCTTCCGCCTAAGATATTCAAGCAAAGTAGACGAAAAACCATTAGTAAAATCTACATTAGACAGGGCTCGATCAAGCCTCGCCCAACTCCTCGTCGGACCCTCATGTCCATTATACCAAAACATACGTCCACCAAAAGAACTCAACTCTATAAGACCACAAgaattcaaacaataattaaactCCTCCATTGCCACCAAGGGACACAGATTCCCCCCAATCCTCTCCTCATCTTCCCTTATAGCATTGAAATCTCCAATAACTAACCAAGGAATAGAGTGTAATTGTAACCCTTCCATTTCGGACCACGGCCTCCTTCTTTCAAAACTTCTACACTTTGCATACACAAAAGTCACCAGAGTTCTCCTACCCTTCAGAATAAAATAACCCGTAATCATTTGATCTGACATACTAATCAACTCAAAAGCCTGagtctccttccagaacaaccTTAAGTTTACCTCCAAAAACTTCATTTGAACAATAACTTTCAAAGTTAAAAAAACTAGCCATATGGTACATCCTTTCCTCCTGATCGAAAGGTTCCATAACAGCCAAAATGGAAATCGCCTATTGTCTAACCAaacttttcaacattttcttcaacatACCTAATCGGCGCACATTCCAAACTAGAATTATATCGGTCATAGATTAAGTTTTGAAGGTCGGGTTATCACCCTTTGGGACTGCCTTACTACGGATTCTCTGATTCCACAAGCTAGACGAGAGGCATGTTTAGATTAGAATCTGAAGCATAACCCTTCTCCAAGGCTAAACCATTGATGCCCCCTCAACTTCCTTATCCAAAAAATACTTCATGTCAACCTAAGTCCTACTTTCCTGTTCCAGTAATTCTGAAACAATATCAATATGACCAACCAAAAATTCTAGCcttcattcaaaaaaaatatcaacttcttcTTGATCCAAAGAGGAACCATGCGCCAACCTCATTTCACTATTCACACCCTCCACACCTGCATTTTCTTTATCTCTTTCGTGTAAGTTATCAATTACTGgacctttcattttctctattGCCACTTGATTGTTGACAAGATTACCATCCTCAAATTCCTTACTAGTTACGTTGCTCCCCTCACCCTGCCTTATCAAAACCAACCGATCCGCATCCTGACATTCGCCGATATCCTTATCCCTTCCAAGAACCACTGTGTCTTCAACCACCTTCACTACTAGTTGTTCTTCAACTATAACTTCATCCTCGTGTATTCGAGTCTCCACAACCTTCTCCctccatacttttttttattttccagacCCTGCGCCTTATGTCCTATCTGCTTTCCATCATCGAGCCGTTTGGCCTTTGTCTCTTCTGCATGACAAACCACAGCAGTATGTCCTTGATGTCTACACCTTGAGCAATAGAAACTAGGCTTCTCATATCTCGCTTCTTGCCAGATCTGCTTGGAAGAAGACACAACAATAGGAAAACCCTGCACTGGTTCCTCTTTTAGATCTATTTCCACACACATCCTAGTGCCAGTGGCTCGCGTCTGATTTATAGTAGCAGTCCCCAAATAACGTCCAAAGCAACTCGCCAATATCTGAAGGCAATCAGTCCAATACATATGCATGGGCAAACCTGGAAGAAAAATCCACTGCGACGCAAAGGATGGATCCGACTTGAGATCGAAATCTTTCGTCCATCTAAATGGCCTAATAACACATCCACCAATAACTCTCCATTCTCTTGCCCAACCATGAGAAAAATCTCTTTCATTTGTCATTTGAATCAGAACATGATGATCATCCATAAAACTTACAGTTGGAATTTCGAAAAGCCCCTAAGATTTTATCACCTCTAGCCGAATCACATCTATCGACGGTCTTGCACATAAAAACTTTATCACCAGAGCAAACCGTATATCCTTTACAGCCTTAGATAATCCAGGCTCCGTAACACACAAAAACTAGGCTCTCCATTTATATTTACCGGGTATCGCATCGGTAGTCTGTAAGAAGAAGACGCCATCGGTTTAACCATCACCTGCAAGTACGACTTCTTCCATGCCCCATCAAAGGGCCTTGCTGGAGAAGGATTCACTAGAGGGGTGGTTGACTCTGTCATTGCCTTAGTACCCTAGGTGATGAAAACGAAAAAAGACATAAAACAGGAAACTTTTTTCAGTGAATCCTTACTTATGTTTGCAAAAACCaaactaattttatataacagCTATATATGAATCTTTTTAAGAAGGTCtgatttggttatacaaatcatttcaactcatcttatctaatcattataacttttctaaagtcacacacaaaatacaataaataattcaacttttttaaatctcaaaataaaaattatattaaaaaactatattctaataatattttattcaacttttatctcatctcatctcatatgtacGTGTAACCAAACGAGCTGGCTTAGTCGCTTCATCATTTGCAATCTCTTCCTCTTCATAAAATACTATCTGTGGatttggtattattattgttgcatGGTAAACTAATTACCTACgttttatctatttatatagAGGCATGCATGACCCtccaaaattaatttcttagcTCCTAGACACTTCTTTTGACTTGGTTGGTTGTTCTAAAACAAACATATGTTTGAGATTATAAATGGGAAATATTAGAATTATTAATATTGGTCTCCAAACGTGCGCGTATGTCCGTGTGAAATGGACACCACACAATTCAAAAGGGGAAAGAAGGATTCATATTACACTATACACACTCTTCTTTATCCGGCCTCTCActcttatctttctttctttttaattgggGTGAAGCAAACGTCAAGAATTTCACTACAAgaatcatgatatatatgtagTGTGCTAATTTTACTGTCGGGCGAAAAACCTAATTCGTCGTGATCAATAAATCAAAGGAAATGTTAAATTAGTTTTTGGAATTTCTTTTGCACATGTTTATAGCAAACTATAGCTAAGAAACTTTTGTATTTGAAGTAAAAgttatatctaaaataattttataaatatacatctttcaggaaaaaaaaactatacaattataaacttataattagtctgaaattaaatttaaggtttgtatacttttattttacataagtaCTACCACACATGCACAAATAGAGAAACTAACTAATGTATTTAAATCCTCTAATATGATCCATTACAAAATACATTAATGAGTTGTGTTAGAGTTTTAGAGTCTGacacatttaattaaacataacAGGTTTGAGTTGATCTATATGGTCGAATATTTATAACATGCCACGACACAAACATAACTCTCATACCCCTAAATGTCGTTATAGTTTCGGGTGATATATTGCATATATAAGCCATAAGTTCTTACATATTTGGGATTACAAATAGTCAAGAGTTTCTGTTCAAAGGGCATGGAAAAGCAATTCAAATAACAGATAAAGGCCAGAAGGTACTCTTGCGCAAAGATATCTTTCCCGTGATGCAATGTGTATCAACATTACTCGTTAATTTCGCCACTATCTGACACGGAGACAAAGCTAgtaagccctctctctctctctctctctctctctctctctctcttgtggTTTGGATTTGCCGCCACCGGCATCGTTCTAGCTACCGTCACGCACCTCACGCCAATAAGCCTCTTCGTCTCATTGACCAGTCTttgttcttcctctctctctcagtcccTAAACCCAAAGCTTTTGGGTTCGAAACCTACATCATCCCCGTCCATGCCACAACACCATATGTAGCCAAAAGCACCTCTGCcttcctctctcattttttccTACATCGAGCACCcctcctcatctctctctctctctctctctctgagtcaCTACCAGAACCCTAGCCTCAccagccaccaccaccaccaccaccacctcaggCCGATCAATCTCCCATCCCCTCTGTCGCCTCCCCCTTTCCCCTTATCTCTCTGTCCCCATCACTCTTTTCCTCTCCCATTTTCTCTTTGCTCGTAGCTCTCACTCCCTAAAATTTTAGGCCTCCGACCACCCAACCTTTGTCATCCCTCCTTTCAGCTTTTGTCTCAGTCACATGAACGTAGTATAGGTTCCAAATCATAATTGTTCCTTTACAAGCATGTTGAGACAAGTGACTTGTGGATAATATTTTGTGgtgtaatttaaatatattctgGTACTGTTATTTAGCTTTAATgacttcccttttttttttcactgtgAATATTGCACACCATCTTTTTGCATGTACGCTTACACTTGTTATCACATTGTGCGAGAGGTGTATGACCCGTGTGGCCAACATCTCAACATTATAGATTACACCCAATCACATGTGAGGATCCAGGGACATCAGTACAATGAGTCTCATTTTATGTATCTATCTCTTTCTCACTTGACATCCTCAAATTTAGATAAGAACTTGAAGAGATTGTgatccaattttaattataaGTACAACATTTTTTGCTTAGAGTTAAAGATTCAAAGCTGAAAACTCACGTAAAGCTAGGAAATTGAATtacacttgtatatatatttgagcAGTTAATATCCACATATTCTTTGAATCCAATTTGCGctccattcattcattcattcatctgCCAAGAGAGGCACATTAATTCCATATTTATTCCCGAGCCATGTCGACTGTCCTAGCTAGTTTCTGAACCTGGAAAAACTAGGACCAAAGTAGTTCGAAGAACTAACTAGGATttcaaaacaaatcaattttttaaatctgcACTCACACATTTTCCAAATctacatatagatatatatgtacatacatacatacatatatatatatatattgttcaaaaATGAGTTGCAATATCAATGATTTATAGATTCTTCACCTCTCTAATCCGCCGGAGTAGTTTCGACTAAGTTAGCATTTGCAATAAATGTGAGAGAGCTTATAAGTCATTGGTGGGACAGTTTGATCATTACAGCCAGATCATCCTTGTTCCTGTCTAGCATCATATTGTGCAGTactggttggttggttggttattcatttttcaatttaatgttTTTCTGCATGCCGTACTACTACTGGTGTAATGATTTACGACCTTCTTGCTCATCATGCATGCGATTTCTCCTTCTATTTTAATGGTAAAATCAGAGGCTAGGTGGAGTACTGGTTGATGATATAATTGCATGCTCTCAAGAACTTTAGGagtactttaatatatatatatatatatatttatatgagagatcataacataattattagaTACTACGTCTGGCCGTCATGTAAGTAGCTAGAGATCAAAACAAcagcaaaatgaaaaagaaataataaaaccacGTGATCTCTTGACACCAACAAGCTAGCGAGACTTGGAATTACTTTATTCATCACAAGGGAGAAATTACAggcttataattattataatatgctTGCAACAGGATCGAAGCTAGCTGCAACTGCAAATGCTGATACATAAGAGATATAtcttagatatatattatatattaagctGCATCGCGCGCTTTACCTTCGAAAGTTTCGATCAACATTAATATTGCTCAAAGTTAAATTTTCTCTCGACTAAAATAGAAGAAAGTATGACCAACACAACATCATCCCTTTATGAATGAACACGTTATATATCACTCCTACGACTTAAAACAAGTCAAGAACAACTGCTGTGCATGGTTGCCAGCTGCAGATCAGCGTTCTTCCAAACAACTAGTACGTACTCGATCTAGTGTCCACCTCCAAACCCAGCACCACCCCCACTACCAAAACCACCACCAGCCCCCaagccaccacctccaccaaaTCCACCACCTCCACCGCCACCAAGTCCACCACCAACACCTCCACCTTTGCCAAACCCTCCTCCCGCTCCAAACCCTCCCCCAGAacctgcaccaccaccaaggCCTCCACCACcccctgcaccaccaccaagaCCTCCGCCACCACCTGCACCACCTGCGTCCACGCCTGCGCCACCACTGGCTCCGCCCTGTCATACATCACCGTACCGCATCACCAGGCCCGCCGCACACCGGCTCCGCCAGTACAGGCCATGCCAGGCTCACACGCACTCAGGTCACCTCCACCACCTAGacccccaccaccaccagctCCTCCACCAATGCCTCCACCAGAACCACCACCAAAGCCACCACCAgcaccacctccaccacctaaACCACCCCCAGCTCCTCCACCTAGACCACCACCCCCACCAagcccacctccaccacctagACCCCCTCCACCACCAGCACCTCCACCAAAGCCACCACCAGCGCCTCCACCaagaccaccaccaccaccaagcccacctccaccacctaggccgccaccaccaccaagGCCACCGCCACCACCTAGACCACCTCTTCCAAACCTTCCATGTCTAAACcctttcccaaaaatcccacgACCTAGACCTGTCGTCTTGTACAAATGCGGACGGTGAATCAAGTGCTTGTCATCCTCAACCCCTCCAACATCAGCCAACACCAAACCACTCGCAAGGAAAGTGCACAAGAAAAAAACCACAAGACAGCCAGAGAGAGCCATCACTGGTAGCTCAAACAAAGAAGCCAAAGCAACAACGAAGGCCACAGAAGAAAAagatcgaagaagaagaaaattagcAAGCTGCAGAGCTCACTGTGAAGAGGTGCTACGAAcgagtatattatatatagcgaAACGAGAGTTTAAAACACTAACAACAGAGGCCCACCATTCCCCAACTGTCACGCCCGGATGATGAGTAAATGAGGCTCATCTGTAATTGGACAGGTTATTTATTTGTCCAACTGTCCTCTCCCCCAACACGCTAGCTCGGAAATGAAGGCACTGTTTTGCATTATATTTGGCTTTTGACTTGTAGACTTCCATCAATGTTAAGCTCGTATATATTTTGGTTTCACTAGTTTTTCATTttcgaaagaaaaaagagtCAAACCCGGCCGCTGTGGATTGGCCAATATTGGAGATCAACTTGAAAGCTCTGAACAGATCAATTTCAATCTTCAACCCTAAGTTGCTCTTTTTTAGATGGCTTTACTGATATCATCATTAATGCAGCGAATAAACCATGTGCCTCCAGCaacactttcttaatatttCATGTCTCTCAAGTCTCTCATGACCctacacttttcttttcttttcttttttggataaACAGTGCGTACCcttacattcttttttttttttttaaataaatatgtggcTATAGATCATGAACAAGCAGATAGCGGAAATGCAGTCTGGGATATATAAGGGAGCGAATTATGT is a window from the Juglans regia cultivar Chandler chromosome 7, Walnut 2.0, whole genome shotgun sequence genome containing:
- the LOC109004056 gene encoding glycine-rich protein 23-like codes for the protein MALSGCLVVFFLCTFLASGLVLADVGGVEDDKHLIHRPHLYKTTGLGRGIFGKGFRHGRFGRGGLGGGGGLGGGGGLGGGGGLGGGGGLGGGAGGGFGGGAGGGGGLGGGGGLGGGGGLGGGAGGGLGGGGGAGGGFGGGSGGGIGGGAGGGGGLGGGGDLSACEPGMACTGGAGGGASGGAGVDAGGAGGGGGLGGGAGGGGGLGGGAGSGGGFGAGGGFGKGGGVGGGLGGGGGGGFGGGGGLGAGGGFGSGGGAGFGGGH